One genomic window of Halorhabdus sp. CBA1104 includes the following:
- a CDS encoding VWA domain-containing protein, translating to MSELLGYVLLVGIVMTGAVAIVIFGASAIGGLQEQQDAEATQTMMQEVDSRLATLSTASESRAVGFSFAETDQTVQRSPDLVTDSGYVNVTVNGNGTCSANVSLDSIRLEDEAGTTIVYEAGGVWRLSENGAASIVTPPTVSVQDGQVSLSLTNMTGSVAAEDNQAILNATSSAADSTTAMNQLLQGDCQRPDNVTVRIQSDMYQAWGEHLAGETGYDTRSSPPAGSGSYLVVNDGTETATIRLNQSALPERTNDAKNNVVDVTNASYMDDVTVTSDGISVSKDANNSYTVYAEPVADDIEIGSVQKISSAENITRPPLDVVFVVDESGSMADPSPGTGGDRKYEDARQAMRTFTTYLDDGDRVGLVGFRGTGYNRPYRAHTFRSNGRILTGDFGKFHSTTNKTTYNSNTYTATGMRRANEILNTRSNASRNKYIVMLTDGKNEGYNQNQDFYINGNIKNGPDDATKRIATLAHNSGTTVFTIGFGSSESDLNPGFLNQTALNGGGEYYYAANASALESAFESLSQQITSTKQVGHLPLSTNLSSKTAAYPPQITGNVDDIANVTTGNNTFLNVNDPTAPSTFSHAFTVSEGDMVNFSAMTGQPPDWGCDNWVSTGQTTAINGTDGTESAPVTRCARMNKSGLKELGEDEVTVFTSEDATLLEDNLTNNWKTSEWQTNLTTVMKNRGLYNRTNGLTLESNQVIVAYDFPQEADSETDNIMLMLYTVGLSEESAKPSGIVDIDINNVRIEG from the coding sequence GTGTCCGAGTTACTCGGCTACGTCCTGTTGGTCGGCATCGTCATGACTGGGGCCGTTGCGATCGTGATATTTGGGGCGTCTGCAATCGGCGGGCTGCAGGAACAACAGGATGCGGAGGCGACCCAGACGATGATGCAGGAGGTCGACTCCCGGTTGGCAACGCTCTCGACCGCAAGCGAATCGCGCGCGGTCGGCTTTTCGTTCGCCGAAACAGACCAGACGGTCCAGCGATCGCCCGATCTTGTCACGGACAGCGGATACGTGAACGTCACAGTCAACGGCAACGGAACCTGTTCAGCGAACGTCTCTCTCGATTCAATTCGGCTAGAAGACGAGGCCGGGACGACGATCGTCTACGAAGCGGGTGGCGTCTGGCGGCTCTCGGAAAATGGGGCAGCGTCGATCGTAACGCCACCGACTGTCTCGGTCCAGGACGGACAGGTTAGTCTCTCGCTGACGAATATGACCGGTAGCGTTGCCGCCGAGGACAACCAGGCTATCTTGAACGCAACTTCGTCAGCGGCCGATTCGACCACAGCGATGAACCAGTTGTTGCAGGGAGATTGTCAGCGGCCCGACAACGTCACAGTGCGGATCCAGAGCGATATGTACCAGGCGTGGGGCGAACATCTGGCGGGCGAAACAGGGTACGATACTCGATCGTCGCCGCCAGCCGGGAGTGGAAGTTACCTCGTTGTCAACGATGGCACCGAAACGGCGACGATCCGCCTGAACCAAAGCGCGTTACCCGAGCGAACGAACGACGCAAAGAACAACGTCGTCGACGTGACCAATGCCAGCTACATGGACGATGTGACGGTGACGAGTGACGGGATCTCCGTTAGCAAGGACGCAAATAACTCATACACAGTCTACGCGGAACCGGTTGCCGACGACATCGAGATCGGATCCGTGCAGAAAATATCCAGTGCTGAGAACATAACGCGACCGCCACTCGACGTGGTGTTCGTCGTCGACGAGTCCGGGTCGATGGCAGATCCCTCACCAGGCACGGGCGGAGATCGAAAGTACGAAGACGCCAGACAGGCGATGCGAACTTTCACGACCTATCTCGATGACGGCGATCGGGTTGGCCTCGTTGGATTTAGGGGTACTGGGTATAACAGGCCGTATAGGGCACACACGTTTCGATCGAATGGTCGTATATTAACTGGTGACTTCGGTAAATTTCACTCGACCACAAATAAGACAACATACAATTCGAACACGTATACGGCAACGGGGATGAGGCGAGCGAACGAGATCCTGAATACGCGGTCGAACGCCTCTCGTAACAAGTATATCGTCATGTTGACTGATGGGAAAAATGAGGGCTATAACCAGAATCAAGATTTCTATATTAATGGAAATATAAAAAATGGCCCTGATGATGCGACGAAACGAATCGCAACACTTGCACACAATTCCGGGACGACGGTGTTCACGATCGGATTCGGATCGAGCGAGAGTGACCTCAATCCCGGCTTTCTCAACCAAACCGCACTCAACGGGGGCGGAGAATACTACTACGCCGCAAATGCCAGTGCGTTAGAATCGGCATTTGAATCACTCAGCCAACAGATAACGAGTACAAAACAGGTCGGACACCTCCCACTCTCTACGAACCTATCGAGTAAAACAGCCGCCTATCCGCCACAGATTACCGGAAACGTCGACGACATCGCGAACGTCACGACGGGCAATAATACGTTCCTCAACGTCAATGATCCCACCGCCCCGTCGACGTTCAGCCACGCGTTCACAGTCTCCGAGGGAGACATGGTGAACTTTAGTGCGATGACAGGACAGCCCCCGGATTGGGGTTGTGATAATTGGGTGTCAACAGGTCAAACGACAGCCATCAATGGTACGGATGGGACAGAGTCAGCGCCAGTGACTCGATGTGCGCGGATGAACAAGTCTGGATTGAAAGAATTGGGCGAGGATGAGGTGACTGTGTTTACGAGTGAGGATGCGACCCTATTGGAAGATAACCTGACGAACAACTGGAAAACGTCTGAATGGCAAACGAACCTCACCACGGTGATGAAAAATAGAGGCCTATACAATAGGACCAACGGGTTGACGCTCGAAAGTAACCAAGTGATTGTCGCCTACGACTTTCCCCAGGAGGCCGATAGCGAGACAGACAATATCATGTTGATGCTATACACGGTTGGCCTGAGCGAGGAGAGCGCCAAACCGAGCGGCATTGTTGACATCGATATCAATAATGTCAGAATTGAGGGGTGA
- a CDS encoding DUF5781 family protein, protein MELVVEGPGPAEPFYGARDIFESEYGLNQPVSVSIHRDPDERTRVSHGSDGHILSISQQAATSVMARELTLHEFAHMHQHEQRHPSHTLSTDEIIFLALAGRSVERRTLTQCYQIINHARDIYADDVWIDVSPTAKLARFFESGLAGALIDRPSEPVGWERSSGSDDPEITAVNAAFAVALVERHGLADPDHRIYDLAQAAATDAPNLGFEYFREQFRDLSTDPTESEFRSALVELTQTYVTQVRCRPDQSAGAD, encoded by the coding sequence ATGGAATTGGTGGTCGAAGGTCCCGGCCCAGCCGAACCGTTCTACGGGGCGCGAGACATCTTTGAGAGCGAATACGGCCTCAACCAGCCCGTGTCCGTGTCGATTCACCGAGATCCCGACGAGCGGACGCGCGTCAGTCACGGTTCGGATGGCCACATCCTGAGTATCTCCCAGCAGGCAGCGACCAGTGTGATGGCACGGGAGCTGACGCTACACGAGTTTGCCCACATGCACCAACACGAGCAGCGACATCCATCACATACGCTTTCGACGGACGAAATTATCTTCCTCGCGCTTGCGGGTCGAAGCGTCGAGCGACGAACGCTCACCCAGTGCTATCAGATCATCAATCACGCCCGAGACATCTACGCTGACGACGTGTGGATCGACGTATCGCCGACAGCGAAGCTAGCGAGGTTCTTCGAATCCGGGCTTGCGGGGGCACTAATCGACCGACCCAGCGAGCCTGTCGGGTGGGAACGGTCGAGCGGTAGCGACGATCCCGAGATCACCGCTGTCAACGCAGCGTTTGCGGTAGCACTGGTCGAGCGTCACGGACTGGCCGACCCGGACCATCGGATCTACGATTTGGCACAGGCGGCCGCCACAGATGCGCCAAACCTCGGGTTCGAGTACTTTCGAGAGCAATTTCGAGACCTCTCGACTGATCCGACTGAGAGTGAGTTTCGGTCTGCCCTGGTCGAATTGACACAAACGTACGTCACACAAGTGCGGTGCCGGCCGGACCAATCCGCTGGCGCTGACTGA
- a CDS encoding elongation factor EF-2: MGRRKKIVQECETLMDKPEHIRNIAIAAHVDHGKTTLTDNLLAGAGMISDETAGEQLAMDTEEDEQERGITIDAANVSMTHEYEGTNHLINLIDTPGHVDFGGDVTRAMRAVDGALVVVDAVEGAMPQTETVLRQALREGVKPTLFINKVDRLISELQEGPEEMQERLLGVIRDVNELIRGMTEEMDDIDEDWTVSVEEGTVGFGSALYKWGVSMPSMQRTGMDFGEIMELERADNRQELHERTPLSNVVLDMVCEHFPNPVDAQPRRIPRIWRGDADSEVAEQMQLVDEDGDVVLMVTDIGVDPHAGEVAAGRVFSGTIEEGQELYVSGTVGKNRVQSVGVYMGGEREEVEEVPAGNIAAVTGLKDAIAGSTVSSTEMTPFESIEHISEPVITKSVEAQRMDDLPKLIETLQQVSKEDPTIEIEINEDTGEHLISGQGELHLEVVTQRIERNQGIPITTGEPIVVFREAPQEESREVEGISPNRHNRFYITVHPLDEDIVDAIQLGEASMDMPELERREALQEAGMDKDTSQNVEHIHGTNVIIDDTKGIQHLNETMELVLEGMEDALNDGPLAAEPVQGTLIRLHDARLHEDAIHRGPAQVIPAVRQAIHNSLIDAEIRLLEPIQDVRIDVPNEHMGAASGEVQGRRGRVDDMYQEGDLMVVEGIAPVEEMIGFSSDIRSATEGRASWNTENAGFRVMADNLQPEKITEIRERKGMKTELPEAINYF, from the coding sequence ATGGGCCGACGCAAGAAAATCGTACAGGAATGTGAGACGCTGATGGACAAACCGGAGCACATCCGGAACATCGCCATCGCGGCTCACGTTGACCACGGGAAGACGACACTCACTGACAATCTCCTCGCTGGCGCGGGCATGATCTCCGACGAGACGGCCGGCGAACAGCTCGCGATGGACACCGAAGAGGACGAGCAGGAACGTGGGATCACCATCGACGCGGCAAACGTCTCGATGACCCACGAGTACGAGGGAACCAACCACCTCATCAATCTCATCGACACGCCGGGCCACGTCGACTTCGGCGGGGACGTCACCCGCGCGATGCGTGCCGTTGACGGTGCGCTGGTGGTCGTCGACGCCGTCGAGGGCGCGATGCCCCAGACCGAGACCGTCCTCCGGCAGGCACTCCGGGAGGGCGTCAAGCCGACCCTGTTCATCAACAAGGTCGACCGCCTCATTTCCGAACTGCAGGAAGGTCCCGAAGAGATGCAAGAGCGTCTGCTGGGCGTTATCCGGGACGTCAACGAACTCATCCGCGGGATGACCGAGGAGATGGACGACATCGACGAGGACTGGACGGTCTCCGTCGAGGAGGGGACTGTCGGCTTCGGATCCGCACTCTACAAGTGGGGCGTCTCGATGCCCTCGATGCAGCGCACCGGCATGGACTTCGGCGAGATTATGGAACTCGAACGGGCCGACAACCGCCAGGAACTCCACGAACGGACGCCCCTCTCGAACGTCGTGCTCGACATGGTGTGTGAGCACTTCCCGAATCCCGTCGACGCCCAACCCCGTCGTATCCCCCGGATCTGGCGTGGTGACGCCGACAGCGAGGTTGCCGAGCAGATGCAGTTAGTCGACGAGGACGGCGACGTCGTCCTGATGGTCACCGACATCGGTGTCGACCCCCACGCTGGCGAGGTCGCCGCGGGTCGTGTCTTCTCCGGGACGATCGAGGAAGGCCAAGAGCTGTACGTCTCCGGGACGGTTGGCAAGAACCGCGTCCAGAGCGTCGGGGTCTACATGGGCGGGGAGCGCGAGGAAGTTGAGGAAGTTCCCGCCGGCAACATCGCCGCCGTGACGGGCCTAAAAGACGCTATCGCTGGCTCGACAGTTTCCAGCACGGAGATGACGCCCTTCGAGTCGATCGAGCACATCTCCGAGCCGGTCATCACCAAGAGCGTCGAGGCCCAGCGCATGGACGACCTGCCGAAGCTCATCGAGACACTCCAGCAGGTCAGCAAGGAGGACCCGACGATCGAGATCGAGATCAACGAGGACACTGGCGAGCACCTCATCTCCGGGCAGGGCGAACTCCACCTCGAAGTCGTCACCCAGCGTATCGAGCGCAATCAGGGCATCCCGATCACGACCGGCGAACCGATCGTCGTCTTCCGGGAAGCGCCCCAGGAGGAGAGCCGCGAGGTCGAAGGCATCTCGCCGAACCGCCACAACCGTTTCTACATCACGGTTCACCCGCTCGATGAGGACATCGTCGATGCGATCCAGCTCGGCGAGGCTTCCATGGACATGCCCGAACTCGAACGCCGTGAAGCCCTGCAGGAAGCCGGCATGGACAAGGATACGTCCCAGAACGTCGAGCACATCCACGGCACGAACGTGATCATCGACGACACGAAGGGGATCCAGCACTTGAACGAGACGATGGAACTCGTCCTCGAAGGGATGGAAGACGCCCTCAACGACGGGCCACTCGCGGCCGAGCCGGTCCAGGGCACGCTCATCCGTCTCCACGACGCGCGTCTCCACGAGGACGCCATCCACCGCGGCCCGGCCCAAGTCATCCCGGCAGTCCGCCAGGCCATCCACAATTCCCTGATCGACGCCGAAATCCGGCTGCTCGAACCGATTCAGGACGTCCGCATCGACGTGCCCAACGAGCACATGGGCGCGGCGAGTGGCGAGGTCCAGGGTCGGCGTGGCCGCGTCGACGATATGTACCAGGAAGGCGATCTGATGGTCGTCGAGGGTATCGCACCCGTCGAGGAGATGATCGGCTTCTCCTCAGACATTCGGAGCGCGACCGAGGGTCGGGCCTCCTGGAACACGGAGAACGCCGGTTTCCGCGTCATGGCCGACAATCTCCAGCCCGAGAAGATCACCGAGATCCGCGAGCGCAAGGGCATGAAGACCGAACTGCCAGAAGCGATCAACTACTTCTAG
- a CDS encoding aldo/keto reductase: MEYTTLGSTGMEVSKIALGCMSFGSQDDWMLDAEEGRELVERAIDLGINFFDTANTYSSGESEEILGDVLADYDRDEQVVATKVRFSGAKDHRNAAGLSRKTIEQELDHSLDRLGMDTVDLYQIHRWDYDTPIETTLRALDDAVRRGQIRHIGASSMWAHQFQRALHISDREGLARFETMQDLYHLTYREEEREMYPITNRENIGVIPWSPLAAGYLTRPHDEFTETARGEHEIDYGTPYHEGPGSEEINNRVEELADEKGVSMAQIALAWQFQNEYVDAPIVGVSSIDHLEDAVEALDITLSDSDIEYLEEPYEPVPVFGHE; this comes from the coding sequence ATGGAGTACACGACACTCGGTTCGACCGGGATGGAGGTTTCAAAGATCGCGCTGGGCTGTATGAGTTTCGGCAGCCAGGACGACTGGATGCTGGATGCGGAAGAGGGCAGGGAACTCGTCGAGCGGGCGATCGACCTGGGCATCAACTTCTTCGATACCGCAAACACCTACTCGTCGGGCGAGAGTGAGGAGATTCTCGGTGACGTCCTTGCTGATTACGACCGTGACGAACAGGTCGTCGCAACGAAGGTCCGGTTCTCTGGAGCCAAAGACCACCGGAATGCGGCGGGACTCTCTCGGAAGACCATCGAGCAGGAGTTAGACCACTCGCTGGATCGGCTGGGTATGGATACCGTCGACCTCTATCAGATCCACCGCTGGGATTACGACACACCCATCGAAACGACGCTGCGGGCACTGGACGATGCGGTCCGACGGGGGCAGATTCGACACATCGGGGCCTCCTCGATGTGGGCCCACCAGTTCCAGCGTGCGCTCCATATCTCAGACCGTGAAGGGCTGGCTCGCTTCGAGACGATGCAGGATCTCTATCACCTGACCTATCGGGAGGAAGAACGCGAGATGTACCCGATCACGAACCGCGAGAACATCGGGGTCATTCCCTGGTCGCCACTCGCAGCCGGGTATCTCACCCGTCCGCACGACGAGTTTACCGAGACCGCGCGCGGCGAGCACGAGATCGATTACGGAACGCCCTATCACGAAGGCCCGGGCAGCGAGGAGATCAACAACCGCGTTGAGGAGCTTGCCGACGAGAAGGGCGTCTCGATGGCCCAGATCGCCCTGGCGTGGCAGTTCCAGAACGAGTACGTCGACGCGCCGATCGTCGGCGTCTCCAGCATCGACCATCTCGAAGACGCAGTTGAGGCCTTAGACATTACGCTGAGTGACTCAGATATCGAATACCTCGAAGAGCCGTACGAGCCGGTGCCGGTGTTCGGCCACGAGTGA